The DNA segment AAACTTCGTGACGGTGAGCTTCAGGAAGACGCATCTACAGGGCGAACCCACTTCTAAGGATGTCATATTTAACGCGCAGACATTCAGTGAGAAGGGGAACATGCTTCCCTTCGTTTACCCGCGCCTCGGGGAAGGGGCCGCGTGGATCAACTATGAATACAAGACGAACTGGAGCTTCATGGGAGGCGTTAAGGTGGAGGGACAGTGGAAGAAGACGGATGAGCCGGCCATTGCCCTGACTCCTCCCTACCGCTATCGCACCATCGATATCCTTGCCGATGAGGGCAATGTTACCCAGCACAACATTAAGCTCATCACGGTCACGATCAAGAACAAGATCTTCAGCGGAGAAAGAGAGAGGCAGGTCAAGATCGTTCCCCAAGAATCACTCTGGCAGAAGTACGAGTACAACCATGAAGAGGGAAAGCTCGAATTCTCTTACCAGATCACCTGGCTCCTGGGAGATGGTAGGAAGGTAACGTCTGACTGGAAGACGAGCAGCGATCCATTTATCTACGCCCTCTATGCGCCATAAGACCGGATAACAGAGACCGCGAACCTCACCCGATCTCGCGAAATCGAAGCGGATATTGGCTTTAGTCGGCCCGCGCCGGGCAGGCAAAACCTACTTTCTCTACCAGATAGTCTCAAATCTGCTTCAGTCGGGCAAGGTTGAGAGGAAGGATATTCTACTCATCGATTTCGAAGACTATCGGCTCGTGGATTTCCAGTCAGAGGATATCGAACAACTGCTCGCCGTCTTCTATCAACTGGCGGGCAAAGCTCCCCGCTTTCTCCTGTTCGATGAAGTGCAGCATCTACCCTCATGGAGCCGCGTGCTGCGCACTCTTCACAACACCCGCAAGTACTCGATCGTCGTGACCGGCAGCAACGCTTCTCTCCTGGGATCCGAAGTAGCGACCGAGCTCAGGGGGCGATATGAGGACATGGTGATGCTGCCATTCTCCTTTCGGGAGCACCTTCGGCACCGTGATGTCGAGTGGGACCGCGCACTTCTCGCCACTCCCGAGAGCGGCCTCATCGCCAAGGCTTTCGATGAGTACCTGAAGTATGGGGGATTCCCGGAATCGGCGGAGCTTGCAGACGAGTCGGCAAGGCGGCGTCTGATGCAGACCTATTTCGACACGATTTTCTACAAGGATGTTCTGG comes from the Acidobacteriota bacterium genome and includes:
- a CDS encoding AAA family ATPase — translated: MALVGPRRAGKTYFLYQIVSNLLQSGKVERKDILLIDFEDYRLVDFQSEDIEQLLAVFYQLAGKAPRFLLFDEVQHLPSWSRVLRTLHNTRKYSIVVTGSNASLLGSEVATELRGRYEDMVMLPFSFREHLRHRDVEWDRALLATPESGLIAKAFDEYLKYGGFPESAELADESARRRLMQTYFDTIFYKDVL